The Streptomyces sp. 11x1 genomic sequence TCCCGCACAGGCGACGACGACACGCGAGGCACCGCGGAGTTGGGGTCGAAGCCGGCGAAGACCAGGCCGATGACGAAACCCGCCACTTCCTCCAGCTGGCGGACGCGATCGAGCGCCCCGAGGATCGCCGGAGTCCCGCCGACGTCACGTGCCAACTCGCCGACGACACGCAGTGCCGCGGGATCGTCGCCGCACATCGCCACGGTCACGACGGCCCGGTCACAGCCGGGAACGCTCGTCCACTGACCGGCGGGAAAGAGATGGAAGGCCTTGACGACATGAGCCCCCGGAGCGAGCCCGGCGATCCGCCTCGCCATCGACTCGCCGTGCTCGGTGAGCAGTTCGCCGACTCCATGCGCGACGGCGTTCGTGGGATCGATCAACGGCGTCCCCGCAAGCAGACCTTCGGCCGCGCCCGCCAGTCCCAGCATGTCCTCGACGCCGTCCCAGGACACGGCGAGCAGCACCGCGTCGCGCCCGATGACCGCCTCGCGCGGCGCCACGGAGTGCACTCCGTGGCCCAGTCGCTCGGCGAGCTTCTCCGCCTTGCCCTGCGACCGCCCGCCGATCGCCACGTCGTGCCCGGCGCGGGCCCAGCCCTCGCCCAGGGCCGCCGCCAATGTCCCCGTTCCCAGGATCCCGATGCGCATCGTCGCTTCCTCTCATGTGGCGGTCGAATGGGCAGTCACGTTAGGCAAGGCGTCACGCACCGATCGGTGCGTGACGATCGCGCGATGATGGGCGACGAGATGACTGATCACGAAGGCCCCTGCCACGAGTTGGTCGCCGACTGCCGGCTGCGTGCCGCCACCGATCTCCTCACCCACACCTGGGACCCCGTGGTGCTGGCGGCTCTTCGCCCGGGCCCGCGCCGCCGCCGCGAGCTGCGCGTGGCGATCGGCGGCATCAGCGACAAGGTCCTGACCGACGCCCTGCGTCGTCTGCTCTCCAACGGCCTGGTCGACCGCCAGGCACGTGCCGAAGCGCCACCTCGCGTCGATTACAGCCTGACAAGGCTGGGGCAGAGCCTCGTCGAGGGGCCCATGGCGGCGCTCGGACGCTGGGCGACCGAGCACGGTGACGAGTTGCTCGAAGCCCAGGAGAACGCGCCACGCAGAGCACCGGACCCGGCAGTGCCCCCACCAGGAACGCGACGAGTCGGATGAACGCCCTCCGGCGAAGCCCTTCGGCGAGCCCCTTTGACGTTCCCGCAGGTCGTACCGGCACGAGGAACCGTCCGCCGACGAGGCGACGAGCACGTCATGGAAACCCAGTTGCCCGATCCGGACGCCGCTGACAGTGTCGCGAGCATGCCTGTCTTCTCCGCGCACGACGGGACCGGCCTCGCCGCGGCCATGTGTCCGAGAGGGACGCGGGGAACCGCGTGAGCAGCACCGTCCAGCTCCCCGTCCAGCCATGGCCGAAGCCGAAACACGACCTGTCCCACACCTGAATCGGGGGCCGATGATCAACGCGTACGAGGACCCCGGCATCCCCGACCGCCGGGGTGGCGCCCGCTACCTGTGGTGGCTGGTCAAGCAGCAGGCCGGCCGTTCCGCCCTGGGCTCCCTCATCTCGTGCGTGTGGATGGTCCTGCTGGCGGCCACCCCGTATCTGCTCTCCCGCGCGATCGACGAGGGACTGGAACCCGGCGACCACCGGGCCCTGGTCGGCTGGACCGCCGCCCTCTTCGGTGTCGGCGCCTTCAACGCCTGGCTGAGCATCATGCGCCACCGCACGATGACCCGGGTCCGGATGGACGCCAACTTCCGCACGGTGAAGGTGGTGATGGCGCACGCCGTCCGGCTGGGAGCGGCGCTGCCCGGCCGCGCCGGCGCCGGGGAGGTCGTCACGATCGGCGTGGGGGACGTCCAGACGATCGCCGGGTCCCTGACGGTCATCGGGCCGGGGGTCGGCGCACTCGCCGCCTACCTGGTGGTCGCCGGACTGCTCGTGTCGGTCTCCCTCCCCATCGCGGCGGTCGTGCTGCTGGGGATGCCGTTGATCGCGGTGATCGTGGGGCCGATGATGCGGCGGCTGCAGGGCACGGAGACCGAGTACCGCGAGCGGCGGGGCGTGCTGACCGCGCGGATCGCCGACCTCGCGGGCGGGCTACGAGTCCTCAACGGGCTGGGCGGCAAGGGGCTCGTCGCCGGCGCGTTCCACCGGGACTCGCAGCGGCTGCGGGCGCAGGGGTACCGGGTGGGAGCGGTGACCAGCTGGATGCAGGCGCTCGGGGTGGGGCTGCCGACGCTGTTCCTCGCGGTGGTGACCTGGCTGGCGGCCCGGCTCGCCGCGCAGGGGGCCATCACCGTGGGCGAGTTGGTGTCGGTGTACGGGTACGTCACCGTGCTGGTGCGGCCCGTGTCGTACTTCGTCGACTGGGGTTACGAGGTCAGCCGCGGGGTGGTGGCCGCGCGGCGCGTCATCCGGTTCCTGAACCTGGAGCCGCTGCCGGACCGCGGCACGACGGACGCCCCCGCCGAGCCGTCGACGCTGCACGACCCCACGTCGGGGGTGCGGGTGCCGCCCGGCCGGCTGGTCGCGCTGGCCGCCGACCGGCCGGCCGACGCGGCGGCCGTGGTGGACCGGCTCGGACGGTACGCGCCGACCGCGGTGACCTGGGGTGGCATCCCGCTGGACGCGATCCCGTTGGCGCAGGTCCGGGCACGGATCCTGGTCGCCGACCACGAGGCCGACCTGTTCGCGGGCCGGTTGCGCGATCTGCTCGGCGGGCACGGGGACGTCGACGACGAGACGGCCGGGCGGGCGCTGCGAACGGCGGTGGCCGAGGACATCGTGCAGGGCCTCGCGGACGGCCTCGACTCGGCGATCGACGCCCAGGGC encodes the following:
- a CDS encoding NAD(P)-binding domain-containing protein, with the translated sequence MRIGILGTGTLAAALGEGWARAGHDVAIGGRSQGKAEKLAERLGHGVHSVAPREAVIGRDAVLLAVSWDGVEDMLGLAGAAEGLLAGTPLIDPTNAVAHGVGELLTEHGESMARRIAGLAPGAHVVKAFHLFPAGQWTSVPGCDRAVVTVAMCGDDPAALRVVGELARDVGGTPAILGALDRVRQLEEVAGFVIGLVFAGFDPNSAVPRVSSSPVRD
- a CDS encoding helix-turn-helix domain-containing protein → MTDHEGPCHELVADCRLRAATDLLTHTWDPVVLAALRPGPRRRRELRVAIGGISDKVLTDALRRLLSNGLVDRQARAEAPPRVDYSLTRLGQSLVEGPMAALGRWATEHGDELLEAQENAPRRAPDPAVPPPGTRRVG
- a CDS encoding ABC transporter ATP-binding protein, which produces MINAYEDPGIPDRRGGARYLWWLVKQQAGRSALGSLISCVWMVLLAATPYLLSRAIDEGLEPGDHRALVGWTAALFGVGAFNAWLSIMRHRTMTRVRMDANFRTVKVVMAHAVRLGAALPGRAGAGEVVTIGVGDVQTIAGSLTVIGPGVGALAAYLVVAGLLVSVSLPIAAVVLLGMPLIAVIVGPMMRRLQGTETEYRERRGVLTARIADLAGGLRVLNGLGGKGLVAGAFHRDSQRLRAQGYRVGAVTSWMQALGVGLPTLFLAVVTWLAARLAAQGAITVGELVSVYGYVTVLVRPVSYFVDWGYEVSRGVVAARRVIRFLNLEPLPDRGTTDAPAEPSTLHDPTSGVRVPPGRLVALAADRPADAAAVVDRLGRYAPTAVTWGGIPLDAIPLAQVRARILVADHEADLFAGRLRDLLGGHGDVDDETAGRALRTAVAEDIVQGLADGLDSAIDAQGRNLSGGQRQRVRLARALVADPEVLLAVEPTSALDAHTEARVAGRLRAARAGRTTLVTTTSPLVLAHADTVLHLVDGKVSATGTHHELLAAEPGYRNLVARDTGEPEGARGGEDTGGAGRTDAEVVR